A region of Anguilla anguilla isolate fAngAng1 chromosome 18, fAngAng1.pri, whole genome shotgun sequence DNA encodes the following proteins:
- the nanp gene encoding N-acylneuraminate-9-phosphatase: MASNGIKAILFDLDNTLIDTAGASRIAIQKVEALLRTKFGQDDILKICKGFELKLLQETYNATGGASIDQVRATHWEEAIREAGGGDPGGTLAAECYSLWKSTRLERLAIPGPVRALLEDLRGTHKLLLLTNGVTQPQWEKIRAVRCEELFHAVVVGGEHAEEKPAPSIFQHCFSLLGVGPRDCVMVGDSLDTDVLGGVNAGVRATVWVNPSGTDIPAGVSVKPDYTIATVLELPTILSTLK, from the exons ATGGCCAGTAACGGTATAAAGGCAATACTGTTTGATTTGGACAACACACTAATAGACACAGCTGGTGCCAGCAGAATAGCGATTCAAAAA GTAGAGGCACTTCTCAGAACTAAATTTGGGCAGGACGACATCCTCAAAATCTGCAAGGGCTTCGAGctgaagctgctgcaggagACGTACAATGCCACAGGCGGCGCGTCGATCGACCAGGTGAGAGCGACGCACTGGGAAGAGGCCATCcgggaggcggggggcggggaccCGGGGGGCACCTTGGCGGCCGAGTGCTACTCTCTGTGGAAGAGCACGCGCCTGGAGCGGCTGGCCATCCCGGGCCCGGTCCGGGCTCTGCTGGAGGACCTGCGCGGGACCCACAAGCTGCTCCTGCTGACCAACGGGGTGACGCAGCCGCAGTGGGAGAAGATCCGGGCGGTGCGCTGTGAGGAGCTGTTCCACGccgtggtggtggggggggagcacgCCGAGGAGAAGCCGGCCCCCTCCATATTCCAGCACTGCTTCAGCCTGCTGGGGGTGGGGCCGCGGGACTGCGTGATGGTGGGCGACTCCCTCGACACCGACGTGCTGGGCGGAGTCAACGCCGGCGTCCGAGCAACCGTGTGGGTGAACCCCAGTGGCACGGACATACCCGCCGGAGTGTCCGTCAAGCCGGATTACACCATCGCCACGGTGCTCGAGTTACCCACAATACTCTCCACCTTGAAATGA